A single genomic interval of Penaeus vannamei isolate JL-2024 chromosome 33, ASM4276789v1, whole genome shotgun sequence harbors:
- the LOC138867968 gene encoding uncharacterized protein, whose amino-acid sequence MRMFCRYFREVGVPVRLRTDGGAPFTSEEFRRFTERWGVHHLVTSPHYPQSNGHAEATVKSVKYLILKTAPDGNIDCEAFDRGLLELRNTPTLAGRSPAQILYGHPLRTCVPAHPQSFSAEWQTKSDDWDRRAAAQADQVTSLYDSHARPLPRLSVGQRVRIQDHKSLRWDKVGVVMGCGRSRQYEVRLPSGRVWWRNRRHLRPVPVPKCEPSFLSPVSPCQDQETGSLHVPPVTPRRSPRLVAKSPVSARDTTTSV is encoded by the coding sequence ATGCGCATGTTTTGCCGGTACTTCCGAGAAGTCGGTGTACCTGTCCGCCTCAGGACCGATGGAGGGGCCCCATTCACCAGTGAGGAATTCAGAAGATTTACTGAACGCTGGGGTGTCCACCACCTTGTGACGTCTCCACACTATCCACAGTCTAATGGCCACGCCGAGGCTACAGTCAAGTCCGTGAAGTACTTGATCCTCAAGACGGCGCCTGACGGCAACATCGACTGTGAGGCGTTCGACCGGGGCCTGCTAGAGCTCCGGAACACCCCAACCCTTGCTGGCCGCTCTCCTGCCCAGATTTTGTATGGCCATCCTCTTCGGACTTGTGTCCCTGCCCACCCCCAGTCCTTCTCTGCAGAGTGGCAGACCAAGTCTGACGACTGGGACCGCCGCGCCGCTGCCCAAGCCGACCAAGTGACCAGCCTCTATGATAGCCATGCCCGTCCTCTTCCAAGGCTATCCGTAGGCCAGCGTGTCCGCATTCAGGACCACAAATCCCTCCGATGGGATAAAGTCGGTGTAGTCATGGGCTGTGGTAGGTCCCGACAGTATGAAGTGCGACTACCCAGTGGACGCGTATGGTGGCGTAACCGCAGACATCTCCGCCCAGTGCCAGTGCCCAAGTGTGAACCTTCATTCTTGTCCCCTGTGTCCCCTTGCCAAGACCAGGAAACAGGGTCGTTACATGTTCCTCCCGTTACCCCACGTCGCTCACCCAGACTCGTAGCAAAGAGTCCCGTATCCGCTCGAGATACCACTACGAGcgtatag